The nucleotide window TGATGCCCAGCTCTTTCTTTCAACAGGTCCAGCAGCTGAGGAATATTCACCTGGGGCACGTGAGACTGAGGGCTCACTGTCTGTGGGAGATAAGCCTGATGAAGTTAGCAGAACCAAAGTAAGTGTTTGTACCTCCAGGAAAAGTCTTTACCTCCACACTTGTGACATCTCATCTCCCACACTGGAGAAACACCTGAGTCTTTACCTCCACACGTGTGAGATCTCCTCtcccccactggagacacacctGAGTCTTTAACTCCCCACCTGTGAGATCTCATCTCCCACACTGGAGACACACCTGCCTGTATCTTTACCTCCACACCTGTGACATCTCCTCTCCCACACTGGAGAGACACCTGATTCTTTACCTCCACACCTGTGACATCTCCTCTCCCACACTGGAGAGACACCTGATTCTTTACCTCCACACATGTGACATCTCCTCTCCCACACTGGAGACACACCTGTATCTTTACCTCCACACCTGTGACATCTCCTCTCCCACACTGGAGAGACACCTGATTCTTTACCTCCACACATGTGACATCTCCTCTCCCACACTGGAGAGACACCTGTATCTTTACCTCCACACCTGTGACATCTCCTCTCCCACACTGGAGATGCACCTGAGTCTTTACCTCCACACCTGTGACATCTCCTCTCCCACACTGGAGACACACCTGTATCTTTACCTCCACACCTGTGACATCTCAATTCGTTTTCAGGTCCCAGGGAACGTGACTGAATTCACTCCTGAAATAAAATTTCAGAACAGGAAGGAAACCTACAGGTACCTGATATTTTGGTCTTTTTTGCCATCCTTTGCTTAACAAGCAAAAATGAGATTAAAACATAAGAAGTCCTGAACATCACTAAAAGGCATATTTTGAGGCCGAAAGACCTTCAGGACAAACAGAATTCCAGAACACACTGCTCGATGCTACATACAGACCCCTTGTTTGTCTcgttattttaaatgcacagtTTCCTGTGCTCCCAGTGAGGAGCTGCCAGATGTCTGTTCTGCTCACTTGCATGACAGCGGTCTAGGTAAACTCCATTTCCCACAAGGCCACTGGTCTACTTCCTGTGCCACTCCTCCCTCTGACTCTCTAAGCTGCCCGTCAATCATAATGTCATCCTGGTCCAGCCAAGTATCTTGCAGTATCTCAGCGGAAGCGCTCAGTTGCCATGGCAGTGGACTCGCAGTTTATCTGTATGAATAAAAGTCAGCAGAAGGGATTTTCACAGTCACCTCTTTTTCCAGAGACTCGCTCTCCTGCAACCTGACAGCTTCACGGAGAAATGACACTAAAATAGATACATTGCTTCAGTCTCGCCCATCACTACGGTCTCCTGTGTACTTTCACACCAGACTGAAACTTAAACACTTGGAGCACTCATATCACGTATCATTAGTCCTTAAAACAATAATGAGAGGAATTTAGTAGTTTCTTCTTAGCTAAGGAAgaggttagtggggccagcagggggcgctctcaccctgcggtccatgtgggtcctaatgcccaactatagtgacagggacactgtactgtaaacgggcgctgtccttcgaatgagacgtaaaaccgaggtcctgactctccgtggtcattaaaaatcccagagtgtttctcaaaaagagtaggggtgtaaccccggtgtcctggccaaatttcccattggcccttaccaatcatggcctcctaataattccctatgaatctatgaattggctacagtacatcactctgctctcctccccactgagagctggtgtgtggtgagcgttctggcacactatggctgctgtcgcatcatccaggtggggctgcacattggtggtggtggaggggactccccattacctgtaaagtgctttgagtggagtgtccagaaaagcgctatataagtgtaagcaataataataataataataataattaataaggatAAACATGCCAGACTGCAGTAGGGAAGTGTGGAACCTCAATATTTCTGTGTCTCCAGTGTCAGTGCTGTGTCTTTGTCACACAGTCCTGCCTCAGTTCTCTCTTTGTGTCACTATACTGCAAGCGTagaatttctttattttgtctcCAGTGTCAATGCCCTGATGTCTGTGgtgtcccctgtctctgtggagTGTTGAAAGTGTGGTGTCCTCTGCCTCTGTGCAGTGTGTTGACAGTGTGCTGTCCTGTTCTGTGCAGGTATCTCTGCCCGTCCGCGGGTCAGTTCTGGTGCCGTGTCACTGGGCTGGTGTTTGTGATGGCGTCGGGGGGCGAACTGGAGTatcagaccacacactgggacatggGGCTCCTGTCCCCCACTGGCCAGCTTCCTGCAGGACCCCTGTTTGACATCCGCTGCCCCCAGGGGGCGCTGACGGAACTGCAGCTACCTCACTGCGAGATCGATGGCCGTGAGTCTCAGGCGATGTTAACAGTTTCTGTATTGACAGTGAGTACAGCTTCAGCTCAGCTACAGCAGGAGACTCTACCCTCTACCACAGAGTCTGGTGACAATTTGCCCTCTGTGTAACAGTGTGAATGAAGATGAGGTTGCTTCTGGGATATGCTGGactcatccctctctccagcCTCTGAAATCTGTTCCAATCCATTACTGAACCTCAATCCCAGGGCTTCATTACTGGCCCTTAATTAATCTCAGTTAAAGGCTTCATTACTTTAATTCAGTTATTCATGGCCACCGAAGTCCATGTCACATTGTTAACAGAAATAATCAGTGATCTTCAGCCCTAAGTGTCGTGTCATGTCAGTAGGTTGAAAGATGAGCTGGAATGGAAGTCAATGAGGAGCAGAGCTGGCTCTTGTGAGCCTCTCCATTCCGGCAGTCCTCTACTGTGGACGTGACTGATTGTCGAATCACACTGGAGCCAACGTCCTCAGGTTTAATCAAGACAAGCTCCTCCAGCATTGAGTTGATGGTCTCTGGTTTACAAACCCATCTCACTGACCCGGCACTTGAGGCCTAACTGGCAAATACTAACCAAGGTGGTCCAACTCCACAAAGGTGCTGCACCCACTGCTCTGAGCCCAAAGTCTTATAGCTGAGAGGGATGAGTCCTTGGAACAAACAGGGAACAGCTGGGGTGGAGTCTAGGGGTGTAACTGAATCGTGGGGCTCTTCTACTGGAATGGAAGCTGTGAAGATGTGAGCAGTCTTACAACAAACAGCCAAAGGAATCATGACTCACTCAGTGTCTTCCTGCAGGCAGGAGTGACTTCCTGTCGGTGGCCCATGTGAGCTGTGGTAATCTTGAGGTGCTGTCGCCCCTGGAGGTGACACAGACCCATGTGAGGGTGTCCATCGCCGGCCTGTCCCTGTGGGGCCTCGTGAAGAGCGTGTTCAGATTCAATGTCAAGGGACAGGTGCTGCTGTTCCTGCGGCCGGGGGATGGCGTGAACCTGCTGCCCAAGTTGAATGTGTTTGTGCTCCCTGAGAACGTACTTCTCAGCCAGGTACAGGGgacttcctgtctctctgtctgtctaccTCCCCAACACTTCccgtctctctgcctgtctacCTCTCCAGCACTTCTTGTCTCTATTTGTCTTTCTCTCCCAACACTTCCCGTCTCTATGCCTGTCTACCTCTCCAGCacttcctgtccctctgtctgtctctccagcaCTTCCTGTCTCTGTCCGTCTGTTTCTCCAGCACGACGTCGTGGCATGTTTCTGTTCCCCCATTCCCAGCAGTGTCACCctgtcctctcctctcctccacaGGTCACCGAGCAGCAGGACTGCAGCAGCACCCTCATTCAGACGAGCTCAAGCTGTAAACTGACACCGCAGGCGATGTACAGAGTGTCCAGCAGCAGCAAGAAGACTGAGATAATCCAGCCTGAGGTAATGGTTCGCCTGTGACACAGACGGAGATCACTGGCCTTTATGACCCAAACTGCTGAGAGAGCATGAGGGAGAGACTGAAAGAtctagagagagagaagcaggaaagactcggGTCATGAAAGGATGATCTGAGTATCATCAGTATCATCGAAGCAATGAAACAGGTGGACCCATCCAGCAGATACACAGAGAAAGGAAGGGGCCCGAGTTCTGACACGTGAAGAACACCAGGGGGGGAGAAGGCCAGAGCCTCACCAGGACACTTGGAAAGAGCAGTTCAAGGGACAAGAAGAGAACCAGCCAAGAGCAGCACCTGAAATACCCAGGACAGGAAGAGGATGTGGCCAGTCATGTCAGAGGTCAAGGAGAATTGGGATAGTGGAGAGAGAAGCAgaaagcagagtcacagagtcTGTAGAGGGAGTCCAGCTGACTTCATGCTCAAAAAGGATTTGCCTGTGTGACAGACTGCTAGCTCTTTAACACAGCGTTACTGTTGTTCTTCCAGTCCGAGTGCTTTTACTGCAGTTATGGCCCGAATTTCCACCCCACATTCGAGGTGTTCCTGGCCCACGGTGCGATGAGACTGGACCTGGTGTTGCTGAAATGCGCCACAAAGGACGGAGAAAAGAGGGTGTGGAGCCGCATTGTGCAGCTGCCAGGTAACAGATCTACTGAGAACATGGTGGGTTAGAGGTCAGTATGGCCTGCTAGTGAGTGTGACAATCATGCCAGGCAATAGCTGACTTGAGATGCATCTTGTGTGTCCTGTGGGTGAGTAGTGTCTTTATACTGTGTCCTGTGGGTGCTGTGCTGGTCAGGGTGAACATGgctctgtctctttctctctctgcagtccCTGCTGTTGAGACCAGGACCCCAAATACTTCTGCCCCTCAGAGTGAGTCCCTCTGTCCTCTTTGAGTATCTAGAGCTGGTTCCTCAGCTGGTTGTGTAGGAGCAGCCAGTAGAagggtgtctgtgtttgtttcaGGAATCGCGCTCACCAGCAGCGAAGGGTGGGCAGGAGCCTTGAATGAAGTGATCGAGGAGCTGGAAGCAAACGAGTACAAGAAGCTGAAGAACATTCTGCACCAGAAGGGGATGCCCCGGGGTATACTTGAAGACACCGAGAAGCAGGACCTGGCCCACAGGATCGTCTCCCACTTCGGAACGGAGGTGTCTGTTCACGTCGTTAAGGAAGCCATGGCCAGCATTCCTCGGAACGACCCAGTGATACAAGGATTACTGAAGCCCTTTGTGGAGCAGCTGAGATAGAGAAGGAGCGTAAGGACACCCTGTAGGACTACAGTGTTTCACCATGAGGGAGTCACTCCTGAGGGACACACAGTCGTCCTCTCTTGGCTCACAGCAACGCCCCTGAGCCACACAGAGAGCGTGAGGAAgctgaagtggaaatctaataagtaaattgattcttaaaaatgtagagagctttgaaaaaaatatattggtgcttttagataatatatttcaaggatgtaactgctgtgctacagtacgtgcagaattttagaaaacagttcgtcaacaaagtacactgtttaggttagtttagaagacaatgtaccaaaacaatatatgctgtctgggtcattagaattagctgaaagtaactgataagctttgaataacaaatctagtttttcttctctcgctctatgatgtaatctgttttctcttagagaaaggggaagttttagaagggaccaagtgctgaacttttttacagcgcaacgtcttataaaaaccctgtactgcttgtaacaaattgagtctctggttgcactttgcgaagtggcagcagggctcccaatattgcaatattgaaataaagaccttactcaggtgagaactctctcttgtggcttccttgatagttatatttccatgacaaagGTCACacaggctcctctgagcctgcaCTGATCCAGCCCATGAACACAGCAGAGCTGCCACTCTGTAGCGTGATGCCCTCAGAGCTCGGAGCTCAGCAAGGCTGGGAGACTGTAAGGAAACCAGGACGCTGCTGCTGTGTGTGGAGGTTgtggaccagcaggtggcgctgttCCCTCTGGAGCTCTGTGACACTGTGCTGTTGgaggtgctgcacttcagatgAAACTTCTGTAGCACCAAGGCGTATCATAAACATTTACCAATAATCTCTGCCCTTGAGTGAACAACAGTCCAGCTCTGCTGAGTCCAGCCCCTGGGAGTGTGTCCAAGGTGGGTTTCTCTGATGAGCATCAGGTCCTGACCCATAACACAAACCAGGGGGTCCATTTTGACATCTCCCGTGACAGGAAATACTCATGTGGACCCATGCTGGTGGGGTGACGGGTCTCCTCTGGAGTTGAGCTCTAGCTGAGGGTAACCGATCAAACATCTGAAAGACGAACAGCCAATGAGGAGCCTGAAGAGCTACACCCGATGATGTCGCAGCCAATCAGCAGATGTGATCACTGGATTTGAAAAGGTACCGAACCTCCGCAGAGACTGAGGGAGAAGCACCAGAAGGAGCTGCAGAACCACCTCCGCAGGATGGAGGAGGAGATCCAGACACGAGAGGAGAAGATCAGAGCGCTGGAGGAGAggctgagggaggagagggatgaggggaggaggagagagctggaggaggagctgaggagagagagaggggagagagaggctgcagagagagatggagggagtgagagaggagcaggagagggagaggagagagaggagacacacaggaGGGAGATGGAGGAGCTCAGGCAGCACTATGAGGAAAAGGCCagagaggaggcagagagacacGGAGAGACTCTccagcaggtcagtgtgtcGACAACACAGTTCActccagcaggacaggagcacaggagctgcaggagggAGATCGAGGAACTGAGAGAGACAGTTGAGAGATACAGAGAGAGAATAGAGAGACTCAATTCAGTTGTAGACAGATACAGTAAAGTAGTTTGGTATTTCAGTCCCCCGAAGCAGAAGAGACATACAAGAGATACAGGAGTGTGAATGAGAAGCTGAAGCAGCACAAGAGAGAGAGGCCACAGAAGATGATTGAGAGAAGGTGTTGCTCACTTAAAACATTCTCTAATCATATGAATGTATATCTAACTGATGTATTTAACCTAAATGAAATGAATTATGTTTAAAGAGAACAATAACAGCAGCTTTGCTCCATCCCAGCTTGTATCCAATCACAGCAGCCTCCCATCTGAAGCCCCTCCTTCTTCCCTCATCCCACTTCCTGTTCCTGTGGAGACTCCAACATGGTGGAGATGGTATCTTATCTCAATACTtctcttgaagaaggctcctttTGCCAGCATTATTGTGTAATGACATGTGATTGTTGAGTTGACAAGTGCCTTGAACGTTTACAGATGAAGGTTTTTCTATTAACTTTAGTCAACTGAATTCCAGCTTTATCATCCTCTGTTGGGAGATGAACATTACCAAGAAAAGGGACAGTACAATAGTGTTACTTTATGTGCTGCATTGAAATGTTGAGAtttaatgtgtatatatacagtaattggaaGAAACTATTGAGATGTTTCACTGTgtatcaaacagtatttgtgtataaagatctttctcctgtttttataccttaTCAGTTTAATGGACCAATATTCTTAAGAGACTCATCAGAGAGGCTGGACTCCAGTGTCAGGGGCAGTGAGACTCTACACTTGGCACTATCAGGTGATACAGACCAGCTCAGGGCTGTTAACCCCAGCAGTCTGTAAAGCCTGATAGAGACTCATCAGAGAAGCTGGGCTCCAGAGTCATGGGCAGTGAGACTCTACACTGGGCACTATCAGGTGACACAGACCAGCTCAGTGCTGTTAACCCCAGCAGTCTGTAAAGCCTGATAGAGACTCATCAGAGAGGCTGGACTCCAGTGTCAGGGGCAATGAGACTCTACACTGGGCACTATCAGGTGATAGAGACCAGCTCAGTGCTGTTAACCCCTGTTCTTCTGTCCTTGTGCTTGTGTTAcggtattaataaatatttatatataaactaCAGGCTCAAAGAAGCTTTGAGAAGCTGGAAGTGACATGAGAAAACAGTTCACAATAATGAAGTTCACTCACATTTAATACAGTCTCGATTTcataaaagaacaagtaataggtttattccaggctgaaagaagaaagaaaacacaacgtttcggccttcttcacacctgaaacctgttacttgttttatcttgtatacagtacatatattttatttattgttgtcattcagtaaagtgctttgagaacccacctttaaaggtgctatataaaataaaataaagtagattattataataataaaactcaCAGAAACACGACCCGGCGCTTTCATGTCAGCTCTTGCACACCCGTGTGCTTCTGCACCGACAGCTGTCTCCTGTCCTCAGCTCGACCCGCAGACCCGCACGAACTGGACCTGTCGAACCTGCTGTCGGGCTGAAGCGGAATGAATCCGGATCGTCAGCGGCCCCGTGGTCATGGAAACCGGACCGACCGAACTGCCCGCGACTGCCCTCCCCTGCtggtctaataataataataataataataataataataatgacgaCCCCGGCCGTCTCTCTCACCCGTGTCCACCGGTCCGGGGAGTTGGAGTCTCTCTGAGAGACGGTCTTTCACTCCGAGTCTCTCCGGGAGCGGGCCCGTCTGTGTCCACCCTCCTGTCGACAGCAGGCCGCTCTTTCCCCTCAggagaggaggagctggaaGAGGAAGACGATGCAGATTCACGGCTTGgagttggttttatttttattttatttgttttttaatggcgCGCTCGCGCGGAGCTCCAGGCGACCGTTAAGAATCGAACAGCCGGCGCGCGCCGGTCCGCCGAAGCAGCGAGATCattcaaatgtattattatttttattattattattattattattattactattattattattataacatttgGATCTGGAAGT belongs to Lepisosteus oculatus isolate fLepOcu1 chromosome 14, fLepOcu1.hap2, whole genome shotgun sequence and includes:
- the LOC138242726 gene encoding NACHT, LRR and PYD domains-containing protein 1-like, coding for MAEFRCLVPSPGPAAEEYSPGARETEGSLSVGDKPDEVSRTKVPGNVTEFTPEIKFQNRKETYRYLCPSAGQFWCRVTGLVFVMASGGELEYQTTHWDMGLLSPTGQLPAGPLFDIRCPQGALTELQLPHCEIDGRRSDFLSVAHVSCGNLEVLSPLEVTQTHVRVSIAGLSLWGLVKSVFRFNVKGQVLLFLRPGDGVNLLPKLNVFVLPENVLLSQVTEQQDCSSTLIQTSSSCKLTPQAMYRVSSSSKKTEIIQPESECFYCSYGPNFHPTFEVFLAHGAMRLDLVLLKCATKDGEKRVWSRIVQLPVPAVETRTPNTSAPQRIALTSSEGWAGALNEVIEELEANEYKKLKNILHQKGMPRGILEDTEKQDLAHRIVSHFGTEVSVHVVKEAMASIPRNDPVIQGLLKPFVEQLR